One stretch of Flavobacterium sp. 9 DNA includes these proteins:
- the lgt gene encoding prolipoprotein diacylglyceryl transferase, with translation MNGILNWNVDPVIVMITDSFPLKYYGALFACGLLLGYYIVRNIYKKEHLSIDNLDSLLVYVIVGTILGARLGHCFFYEPSYFLQHPIEILLPIQKVAGVYKFVGYQGLASHGGSIGVLIAMVLYCRKYKVKFLWLLDKMSIGVPVTGAFIRFGNFMNSEIYGKPTNGNWGVVFERDDMIPRHPTQLYEAFAYLLIFVILYWMYKSDKIRKADGLIFGYFLTLLFLARFIIEYFKENQEAWENSMPINMGQILSIPFILIGLALIVWKSKENKVA, from the coding sequence ATGAATGGAATACTAAACTGGAATGTAGATCCAGTTATTGTGATGATAACGGATAGTTTTCCTTTAAAATATTATGGTGCTCTTTTTGCTTGCGGGCTTTTGCTGGGTTATTATATTGTACGAAATATTTACAAAAAAGAGCATTTATCGATAGACAATCTCGATAGTTTACTCGTATATGTAATAGTTGGAACAATTTTAGGCGCACGATTAGGACATTGCTTTTTTTATGAGCCGTCTTATTTTTTGCAACATCCAATAGAGATTCTTTTGCCAATTCAGAAGGTCGCCGGAGTTTATAAATTTGTTGGTTATCAAGGTTTGGCAAGTCACGGAGGATCAATTGGAGTTTTGATTGCGATGGTTTTATATTGTCGCAAATACAAAGTTAAGTTCTTATGGCTTTTGGATAAAATGTCAATTGGAGTTCCTGTTACGGGAGCTTTTATCAGATTTGGGAATTTTATGAATTCTGAAATCTACGGAAAACCAACGAACGGAAATTGGGGAGTTGTTTTCGAAAGAGACGACATGATTCCAAGACATCCAACGCAATTGTATGAAGCATTTGCGTATTTGTTGATTTTTGTAATTTTATATTGGATGTATAAATCCGATAAAATTAGAAAAGCCGACGGATTAATTTTCGGATATTTCCTAACATTATTGTTCTTAGCCAGATTTATAATTGAATATTTTAAAGAAAATCAAGAAGCGTGGGAAAACAGTATGCCAATTAATATGGGGCAAATATTGAGTATTCCATTTATTTTAATTGGTTTAGCTTTGATAGTTTGGAAATCGAAAGAAAATAAGGTAGCTTAG